Proteins from a genomic interval of Halopseudomonas litoralis:
- a CDS encoding host specificity factor TipJ family phage tail protein produces MIEMYPSYLDGAPLATYRTRKRMTIEAWLLANMDTYADRDPAKTGRMVVLLNGEEVPSPEWPEVEFGPDDYVRIHPAARSGAGKALGGLLSGAFKVLDVMFLGTLSGLLGAMTPSMKTSSSRQSQGDRLSEATIKTNSAKINTPIRVAAGRNRIYPDIIMPPRRYFTAPTEQKIDLLLCFGWGDYDLTSADLLIGDTRAIALGEDFQSTIYSPGADLGADVRHEWWHQAPEVGASSKGSAGLELRATFDVDPDLRDVSELTFTDDVVFIPTGAGQYPEGWTNGAVVRIEQFRDYTVLDGMRIRGPLGQLAPFPGMQIEIIGESEGLYRVGTYTPYSPEVPADPGSASMATGSAAPATFDFAAAPVTFNVLFNNGIFPINLAADVSDMTGLLAALSAQLPAQIRAGQVGDAVRLTEHSPYSGAAITVSAGAGSVFGSLSYVAGTATTAAQPEVVAQMTLTFADGSPVTGLVSGTQRMAIGYAGLRYRIIAGGEYSIAVERLTDTGATDEDWPGFDFFTAVDAVLTLDDSSLEGDWCGWFAVCPEGEVVDAIEWDVFFPGGLIYINDKGRKRSLSVTCDLEWRELGSVAPGTRISKTYTQATQDQIGFTEREILPAPVRPEVRMRRIGAKSTSVGASNAVQWYGLKGRIPRAPTAYEGVTLAAVTIAGGDRLAAQVENRISGKTTLKLPLMDGGFGPTRDIAPWVRYVCHSVGYSDDDINMAELRRLHDIWSARGDYYDDMIEDNGTVKQVLNDALGAGFAELTVQRGLIHPVRDEPRSTFDDAFMFSAQNYLAGGGLVKTTEMFKHDDFDGVDVEYIDPDTNQWETVKCRLPGDLGLRVDKIRVQGVKDRTRAWRIGMRHRRALQYRRTQFSWSTEMDLFNCGYMSFVSLTDDVPGYGQSALVENVEYRDGKALLESTEPLHWEEGQSYLIGLRRPDGKLSGPYPATQVDEYTAQIDIPDFDVIPYSEAPDIEPTHLQFGPAQRWSYVALVQDVSPNGLTQATGTAVNYDERVYADDDNFVPA; encoded by the coding sequence ATGATTGAGATGTACCCCAGCTATTTGGATGGCGCCCCGCTGGCCACCTACCGCACCCGCAAGCGCATGACCATCGAGGCGTGGTTGCTGGCCAACATGGACACCTATGCCGACCGCGATCCGGCGAAGACTGGCCGGATGGTGGTGTTGCTCAATGGTGAAGAAGTGCCGTCGCCGGAGTGGCCGGAAGTGGAGTTTGGGCCGGACGATTACGTGCGAATCCACCCAGCGGCGCGCAGTGGCGCGGGCAAGGCCTTAGGTGGTTTGCTCAGCGGTGCGTTCAAGGTGCTGGACGTCATGTTCCTGGGCACGCTCAGTGGCTTGCTTGGCGCCATGACGCCGTCAATGAAAACCAGCAGCAGCCGCCAGTCCCAGGGTGATCGCCTTTCCGAAGCGACCATCAAGACCAACTCGGCAAAGATCAATACGCCGATCCGGGTGGCCGCTGGTCGCAACCGCATCTACCCGGACATCATCATGCCGCCGCGCCGTTACTTCACCGCGCCGACCGAGCAGAAGATTGATCTGCTGCTGTGTTTCGGCTGGGGTGACTACGACCTGACCTCAGCTGATCTGCTGATTGGCGATACTCGAGCAATCGCGCTGGGTGAGGATTTTCAGTCCACGATCTATTCACCCGGTGCAGACCTGGGCGCAGACGTGCGGCACGAATGGTGGCACCAGGCGCCGGAGGTGGGCGCCAGTAGCAAGGGCAGCGCCGGTTTGGAGCTGCGCGCCACCTTTGATGTGGACCCCGACCTGCGCGATGTGTCGGAGCTGACATTCACCGACGATGTGGTGTTCATCCCCACCGGTGCGGGTCAGTACCCTGAAGGCTGGACCAATGGGGCGGTCGTGCGCATCGAGCAGTTCCGGGATTACACGGTGTTGGATGGCATGCGCATCCGTGGCCCGCTGGGGCAGCTCGCGCCGTTCCCGGGCATGCAGATAGAAATCATCGGGGAGAGCGAAGGGCTGTACCGTGTTGGCACTTACACGCCGTACAGCCCCGAGGTGCCAGCCGATCCCGGCAGCGCGAGCATGGCGACCGGATCAGCAGCCCCGGCCACCTTTGACTTTGCCGCAGCGCCGGTAACGTTCAACGTGCTGTTCAACAACGGGATATTCCCGATCAACCTGGCAGCAGATGTAAGCGATATGACAGGCTTGCTCGCCGCCCTGAGCGCCCAGCTGCCGGCGCAGATTCGCGCGGGGCAGGTGGGTGACGCGGTGCGGCTCACAGAGCATTCGCCCTACAGCGGCGCGGCCATCACCGTCAGTGCCGGGGCCGGCAGTGTGTTCGGCTCGCTCAGTTATGTGGCCGGTACCGCGACCACCGCGGCCCAGCCCGAGGTGGTCGCGCAGATGACCCTGACCTTTGCGGATGGGTCGCCGGTGACCGGTTTGGTGAGCGGCACCCAGCGCATGGCAATTGGATACGCCGGCCTGCGGTACCGGATTATCGCTGGCGGTGAATACAGTATTGCGGTGGAGCGCCTGACTGATACCGGGGCGACCGATGAGGATTGGCCGGGGTTTGACTTCTTTACTGCCGTTGACGCGGTGCTGACGCTCGATGACAGCAGCCTGGAGGGCGACTGGTGCGGGTGGTTCGCCGTATGCCCGGAGGGGGAGGTGGTCGACGCCATCGAATGGGATGTGTTCTTCCCGGGCGGTCTGATCTACATCAACGACAAGGGCCGCAAGCGGTCACTGTCGGTTACCTGCGATCTGGAGTGGCGCGAGCTCGGATCCGTCGCCCCAGGTACCCGAATCAGCAAGACCTATACCCAGGCTACTCAGGACCAGATCGGGTTCACTGAGCGGGAGATCCTGCCGGCCCCGGTACGACCAGAAGTGCGCATGCGGCGTATTGGCGCCAAGTCCACCTCGGTGGGGGCGTCTAATGCGGTGCAGTGGTACGGATTGAAGGGCCGCATCCCCCGGGCGCCGACCGCCTATGAGGGCGTGACCCTGGCTGCTGTGACCATCGCCGGCGGGGACCGCTTAGCCGCGCAGGTAGAAAACCGCATCAGTGGCAAGACTACCCTCAAGCTGCCCCTGATGGATGGCGGCTTTGGCCCCACGCGGGACATCGCCCCTTGGGTGCGCTACGTGTGCCATAGCGTGGGCTACAGCGATGACGACATCAACATGGCCGAGCTCCGGCGCCTGCATGATATCTGGTCTGCCCGGGGCGATTACTACGACGATATGATTGAAGACAACGGAACCGTCAAGCAGGTGCTCAACGACGCCCTGGGCGCAGGCTTTGCCGAGCTGACCGTGCAGCGCGGGCTGATCCATCCCGTGCGGGACGAGCCGCGGTCTACCTTCGATGACGCCTTCATGTTCAGCGCGCAGAACTACCTGGCCGGCGGTGGCCTGGTGAAGACGACCGAGATGTTCAAGCACGACGACTTCGACGGCGTCGACGTGGAGTACATCGACCCGGACACCAACCAGTGGGAGACGGTGAAATGCCGGCTACCCGGTGACCTGGGCCTGCGCGTGGACAAGATCCGCGTGCAGGGCGTGAAGGACCGCACCCGCGCCTGGCGTATCGGCATGCGGCACCGCCGAGCGCTGCAGTACCGTCGCACGCAGTTCAGCTGGTCCACGGAAATGGATCTGTTCAACTGCGGCTACATGAGCTTCGTCTCGCTGACCGACGACGTGCCAGGCTACGGCCAGAGCGCCCTTGTTGAAAACGTGGAATACCGCGACGGCAAAGCGCTGCTGGAATCCACCGAGCCGCTGCACTGGGAAGAAGGCCAGAGCTACCTCATCGGCTTGCGCCGGCCAGATGGCAAGCTGTCGGGACCGTACCCAGCCACCCAGGTGGATGAGTACACAGCGCAGATCGACATCCCCGACTTCGACGTGATCCCATACAGCGAAGCACCGGACATCGAGCCGACGCACCTACAGTTCGGCCCGGCCCAACGCTGGAGCTACGTGGCCCTGGTGCAAGACGTATCACCCAACGGCCTCACCCAAGCCACCGGCACCGCCGTCAATTACGACGAACGGGTCTACGCCGACGACGACAACTTCGTACCCGCTTAA
- a CDS encoding DUF1833 family protein produces MATPLDTIYASGGEALIVSHELQCDAWPGPIRLVDEYEDLVLGLEDGTAALFEGSGIDFALPKTNASGQQTMRFAIDNVRGEAQQLIDLAIEAGARVVMIARKYAGDDLSAPLERPMRFTVHSSAMAMNTVRLEAGFFDMLGRRWPIHFYTADEFPGVTYMV; encoded by the coding sequence ATGGCGACACCCCTTGACACGATATATGCCAGCGGCGGGGAGGCATTGATTGTTTCCCATGAGCTGCAGTGCGACGCGTGGCCCGGGCCGATCCGGCTGGTGGATGAATACGAAGACCTGGTGCTGGGTTTGGAAGACGGCACGGCGGCGCTGTTCGAGGGTAGCGGCATTGACTTTGCGCTACCCAAAACAAACGCCAGTGGCCAGCAGACGATGAGGTTCGCGATCGACAACGTGCGCGGGGAGGCGCAGCAGTTGATTGACTTGGCGATTGAGGCTGGTGCGCGGGTGGTGATGATTGCGCGCAAGTATGCCGGCGATGACTTGTCAGCGCCGCTGGAGCGGCCAATGCGCTTTACGGTACACAGTTCCGCTATGGCCATGAACACCGTGCGCCTGGAGGCAGGTTTCTTCGACATGCTGGGTCGCCGTTGGCCCATCCACTTCTATACCGCGGACGAGTTCCCCGGCGTCACGTACATGGTATGA
- a CDS encoding DUF1565 domain-containing protein translates to MSRNNTGNPIDSMAFADFEDNVKNFDEWSTSEADTLKDRKGEERLTLRGTERAGAGDTSVAVDAAARAVAAAGQVEADAEQIAQEAAQQAVDSVVVAVDGAVVRAEDAADRAETSASSAIAASNTYSTTAVGIAETVSGQYFLLSTADPQVFDLYLNSSGTAILQSGQFSVAGLGVAGPIPLNLRINGFALRDGFVQGEVIGPVSATTLTPQTGIGWDVVGGALTLDGNGSFTQARLWSVGHHRSADFALDLTMRQTITTEIPTSAGSATGPLILIGDTAAALLGVYWINTGVMYQSTGNRGSGGATTGPIPGLQFTAGQELQLRMAVREDGSGFAVATNLSSGFEHTLTFTTPVPAGRVWLGWTRAYAGAISHLVVRYPDALPEDENYAGQIADIDARVDSLTQQIDINPSSEPTTAVTAPEGFLFRDYGFRILRGLHSGRITTDINPQDYKASAVSSIYIDRATGDDSNPGTAALPFRTVSAALVAVNAGGQPCDVTISGGEYTYEDIGAMPILTQSVNLVCMDPVPAVLSLSARDLLWSPTSGRAGVFEATPAAAAPLWGYDKSNLDPWGEEIPFTPVSSVDLVESTPNSCFVEGGVIYVQTHNSRVPDGSIRVLLDVDGLNAGATKYYIENVHILGGKQRSLRCTNMTDDTKADSMTYRCRFSYSYANACYGTLRRLGRLYAVQCVASWARAGDGFSYTTSGIRTTDIVEIDCIGHDNGRFSGRDNNGSSIHHAGRIIRINGDYPNNIKNIADTGDGSQTWMVNSSASDSTDESGSEEYSINFIFSGGEVKAWLDTCVSRGGSVVDFYVGEGAQVFVRNTDVSNMKNNAIKPGGLLAPY, encoded by the coding sequence ATGAGCAGGAATAATACTGGCAACCCGATTGATTCGATGGCGTTTGCGGATTTTGAGGATAACGTCAAGAATTTCGACGAGTGGTCCACCTCCGAAGCTGACACACTCAAGGATCGGAAGGGAGAGGAGCGGCTGACGCTGCGTGGGACTGAGCGGGCCGGGGCGGGTGATACGTCGGTGGCGGTGGATGCTGCGGCGCGGGCGGTGGCGGCGGCTGGGCAGGTGGAGGCGGATGCTGAGCAGATTGCGCAGGAGGCTGCGCAACAGGCGGTGGATAGTGTTGTGGTTGCGGTGGACGGGGCGGTGGTGCGGGCAGAAGATGCGGCTGATCGGGCTGAGACTTCAGCTTCGTCAGCAATTGCGGCTAGTAACACTTATAGCACAACGGCTGTAGGGATCGCTGAGACCGTGAGTGGTCAGTATTTCCTGCTGAGCACTGCCGACCCACAAGTTTTTGATCTTTACCTTAACAGTAGCGGGACAGCCATACTACAGTCGGGCCAGTTTAGCGTTGCGGGATTGGGAGTCGCTGGTCCGATCCCTCTAAATCTGAGGATAAACGGGTTTGCGCTCAGGGACGGATTTGTCCAAGGCGAGGTGATTGGCCCTGTGTCCGCGACGACTCTGACACCACAGACGGGGATCGGATGGGATGTCGTTGGCGGAGCGTTGACGCTAGACGGCAACGGCAGCTTTACACAGGCCCGGCTCTGGTCTGTAGGTCATCATCGGTCCGCAGATTTTGCGCTGGACTTGACGATGCGCCAGACGATCACTACTGAGATACCGACTAGCGCAGGGTCAGCAACCGGGCCGCTGATCTTGATCGGCGATACAGCAGCGGCGCTCTTGGGTGTTTATTGGATCAACACAGGAGTCATGTATCAGTCTACGGGCAATCGCGGGTCCGGCGGTGCGACTACCGGCCCGATCCCTGGGCTGCAATTTACTGCGGGTCAGGAGCTACAGCTCCGGATGGCTGTGCGAGAAGACGGCTCCGGTTTTGCAGTTGCCACTAATTTATCATCAGGATTCGAGCACACGCTCACATTCACGACCCCAGTGCCGGCAGGTAGAGTATGGCTGGGATGGACCCGAGCGTATGCGGGGGCGATTTCACATCTTGTCGTGCGCTACCCCGACGCGCTGCCCGAAGATGAAAACTACGCGGGTCAGATTGCTGATATAGACGCACGCGTTGACAGCTTGACTCAGCAGATAGACATCAACCCGTCGAGCGAACCCACGACCGCAGTTACTGCGCCTGAGGGGTTCTTATTCCGCGACTATGGGTTCCGAATTTTACGCGGGCTGCATAGCGGTCGCATAACTACGGATATAAATCCGCAGGACTACAAAGCGAGCGCGGTGTCATCAATTTATATTGACCGTGCGACTGGCGATGACAGCAACCCCGGCACCGCAGCGCTGCCGTTCCGCACCGTGAGTGCTGCGCTGGTTGCTGTCAATGCTGGGGGCCAACCGTGTGATGTTACGATCTCGGGTGGGGAGTACACGTATGAGGACATCGGCGCTATGCCGATACTGACTCAAAGCGTCAATTTGGTTTGCATGGACCCCGTGCCCGCAGTGCTAAGTTTATCTGCACGCGACTTGCTATGGTCCCCGACTTCGGGCAGGGCTGGAGTGTTTGAAGCCACTCCCGCTGCTGCCGCGCCGCTATGGGGTTATGATAAATCTAATCTTGACCCGTGGGGCGAAGAGATACCCTTCACGCCGGTATCATCAGTTGATCTTGTCGAATCGACGCCCAACTCTTGCTTTGTTGAAGGAGGCGTCATCTATGTACAAACACACAACAGCAGAGTCCCGGACGGAAGCATACGGGTATTGCTGGATGTTGACGGCCTGAACGCGGGAGCCACAAAATACTACATCGAAAACGTGCATATCTTGGGCGGAAAGCAGCGGTCCCTGCGCTGCACAAATATGACTGACGATACAAAAGCGGACAGTATGACGTACCGCTGCCGTTTTTCTTATTCATACGCCAACGCCTGTTATGGCACGTTACGAAGGCTGGGCAGGCTATACGCGGTCCAGTGTGTCGCGTCATGGGCTAGAGCCGGCGACGGATTCAGCTACACAACGAGCGGCATTCGCACGACCGATATTGTAGAGATTGACTGCATTGGTCACGACAACGGGCGCTTTTCTGGCAGGGATAACAACGGTTCTTCTATCCATCATGCTGGTCGTATCATCCGAATCAATGGAGACTACCCGAATAATATCAAGAATATCGCTGACACTGGGGATGGAAGCCAGACGTGGATGGTCAATTCGTCAGCTAGTGACTCGACCGACGAATCTGGCAGCGAGGAATATTCCATTAATTTCATATTTAGTGGCGGAGAGGTTAAAGCATGGCTGGATACTTGCGTGTCTCGGGGCGGGTCTGTTGTGGATTTTTACGTCGGGGAAGGCGCGCAGGTATTTGTCAGAAATACCGACGTCAGTAACATGAAGAATAATGCGATAAAACCTGGAGGCTTGTTAGCCCCGTATTAA